The following proteins are encoded in a genomic region of Spirosoma sp. SC4-14:
- a CDS encoding M14 metallopeptidase family protein: MKHLFLLAVLALTSLTASSQTSSNSSSRPDSPAQFLGYKIGERFTPHYRVLAYAQQVARQMPARVRLLPYGTTHEGRQLMAVAVASEANMARLDEIRTNNLKRIGMLDGQPSGTNQPPIAWLSYNVHGNEAVSSEAFMEVLYRLLDPTDAVSQKIMNTTVVILDPGLNPDGHDRYVNWYNQMMGQNPNPTPFAREHVEPWPGGRYTHYLFDPNRDWAWQTQEITQHRMALYQQWMPHLHGDFHEMGVESPYYFAPSAKPYHEDITPFQRQFQQTIGQYCSRYFDRNGWLYYTRERFDLFYPSYGDTYPTYNGAIGMTYEQGGNSRAGLAIEKQDGDTLTLRQRIDHHYTASIATLESVADRPAEVVKEFGQFFDKSRNSPVGPYKTYIIKSNGDAGRLKALQQLLDRNKITYGYAGKAQTLAGFNYTTQKNDKTVSVAAEDMLISAYQPKSTLLKILFEPNSNLEDSATYDITAWSLPYAFGLQTYGLTTRLTPGPIPTASKPASSTVTKPYAYVVRWQSLPAVQMLAGLLKQKVRVRAAEKPFELDDKTYPSGTLIITRAGNERFGDRFDGIVQAEAAKTSADITPVQTGFVAKGSDFGSDFVTGLKAPRVALVVGDGTPPPSAGEVWHYFDQELNYPITLVNGTSLADIQWSKLDVLILPTNYNYSRYLNDRSLSAMKEWIRAGGKLIAMERAASFLAGKDGFDLKEKEEKPKDKGKEKGNPADSLKTYGDRERVAISDDIPGSIYRVNIDTTHPLGFGLSGGYYTLIQNAFNFDFLKDGWNVGYLKADNYVAGFSGKNAKEKLKNTLLMGVQNLGRGSIVYLADDPLFRGFWYNGKLLFGNAVFMVGN, encoded by the coding sequence ATGAAACATCTTTTTCTACTGGCGGTCCTGGCACTTACGTCGCTGACGGCTTCATCGCAAACCTCCAGCAATTCGTCTTCCCGTCCGGATTCTCCCGCTCAATTTCTCGGCTATAAAATTGGCGAGCGTTTTACTCCTCATTATCGCGTTCTGGCCTATGCCCAGCAGGTGGCCCGACAAATGCCTGCCCGCGTCAGGCTACTTCCCTATGGCACAACACACGAGGGACGCCAGTTAATGGCCGTTGCTGTTGCGTCTGAAGCCAACATGGCCCGACTTGACGAAATCAGAACCAATAATCTGAAGCGGATTGGCATGCTCGATGGCCAGCCGTCGGGTACTAACCAGCCTCCCATAGCCTGGCTTAGCTACAACGTTCATGGTAACGAGGCTGTTAGCTCGGAAGCCTTTATGGAAGTGCTATATAGGCTACTGGACCCCACTGATGCAGTTTCCCAGAAAATCATGAACACGACGGTGGTTATTCTGGACCCTGGCTTAAATCCCGATGGGCATGACCGCTATGTGAACTGGTACAATCAGATGATGGGTCAGAACCCTAATCCAACGCCTTTTGCCCGCGAGCACGTTGAACCCTGGCCGGGTGGTCGCTATACCCACTACCTCTTCGACCCCAACCGCGACTGGGCCTGGCAAACCCAGGAAATTACCCAGCACCGGATGGCACTGTATCAGCAATGGATGCCTCATCTGCACGGCGACTTTCATGAGATGGGGGTAGAGAGCCCTTACTATTTTGCCCCTTCAGCCAAGCCCTATCACGAAGACATTACACCATTTCAACGCCAGTTTCAGCAAACCATTGGCCAATATTGCAGCCGCTATTTCGACCGTAATGGCTGGCTCTACTACACCCGCGAACGTTTTGACCTGTTCTATCCCAGCTATGGTGATACCTATCCCACTTATAATGGCGCTATTGGTATGACCTACGAACAGGGTGGCAACTCAAGAGCCGGTCTTGCTATCGAAAAACAGGATGGCGACACGCTTACCCTTCGTCAGCGAATCGACCACCACTATACTGCCAGTATTGCCACGCTCGAATCCGTTGCCGATCGACCTGCCGAAGTGGTAAAAGAATTTGGTCAGTTTTTCGACAAATCGCGAAACTCGCCAGTAGGTCCCTATAAAACGTATATCATTAAATCGAATGGAGATGCCGGGCGTCTTAAGGCACTACAGCAACTGCTTGACCGTAATAAAATCACGTATGGCTATGCAGGGAAAGCCCAAACATTGGCAGGATTCAACTATACGACTCAGAAAAATGACAAAACGGTTTCGGTAGCTGCTGAAGACATGCTGATTAGCGCCTATCAGCCTAAATCAACACTACTCAAAATCCTGTTCGAACCAAACTCCAATCTGGAAGATTCAGCCACGTATGATATTACGGCCTGGTCGTTGCCCTACGCCTTTGGCTTGCAAACCTATGGGCTGACTACACGCCTGACACCTGGCCCTATCCCTACGGCCAGCAAACCAGCCTCCAGTACCGTCACAAAACCCTATGCTTACGTTGTTCGCTGGCAATCGTTACCCGCCGTGCAGATGCTGGCAGGGCTGTTGAAACAGAAAGTTCGGGTAAGAGCCGCCGAAAAACCGTTTGAACTGGACGATAAAACGTATCCATCGGGCACACTCATTATCACTCGCGCGGGTAACGAACGCTTTGGCGACCGCTTCGACGGCATCGTCCAGGCCGAAGCAGCCAAAACCAGTGCCGACATTACTCCGGTTCAAACGGGATTTGTTGCCAAAGGATCTGACTTTGGCTCCGATTTCGTAACGGGTCTGAAAGCCCCTCGGGTTGCTCTGGTGGTGGGCGATGGAACACCTCCTCCCTCGGCGGGCGAAGTCTGGCATTATTTCGATCAGGAGTTAAACTACCCCATTACGCTCGTCAATGGTACTTCTTTAGCCGACATTCAATGGAGCAAACTCGATGTTCTGATTTTGCCGACCAATTATAATTATAGTCGATATCTGAACGATCGATCGCTGTCGGCCATGAAAGAATGGATCCGGGCCGGTGGCAAACTGATTGCAATGGAACGGGCGGCTTCGTTTCTGGCCGGTAAGGATGGCTTCGACCTGAAAGAAAAGGAAGAAAAACCAAAAGATAAAGGGAAAGAGAAGGGTAATCCAGCCGACTCGCTCAAAACCTACGGCGACCGGGAGCGAGTGGCCATTTCAGACGATATTCCGGGCAGCATCTATCGGGTCAATATTGATACTACTCACCCACTGGGTTTTGGGCTTTCGGGAGGCTATTACACGCTGATTCAGAACGCATTCAACTTCGATTTCCTGAAAGATGGCTGGAACGTGGGCTATCTGAAAGCAGATAATTATGTGGCTGGTTTTTCGGGAAAAAATGCGAAAGAAAAGTTAAAAAATACCCTGCTGATGGGCGTTCAGAATCTTGGCAGAGGCAGCATCGTTTACCTCGCCGATGATCCGCTTTTCCGTGGATTCTGGTATAATGGTAAATTGCTGTTCGGCAATGCTGTATTTATGGTTGGCAATTAA